The sequence below is a genomic window from Thermus thermamylovorans.
GGGCCATCCCCCGGCTCTACAGCCTCCACGTGCTCTGGCTGCCCCTACTCCTCGCCCTTCTCATCGGGCTTCACCTGGCCATCATGGTCAAGCAGAAGCACACCCAGCCCCGCTACGCCGAGCGGGTGGCCCCGGGGAAGATCCTGGGGGTGCCCATGTACCCCCAGCAGCTGGTGATGATGGGCATCCTCTTCGCCCTCTACGTGGGGATCATGGCCGTCCTTGCCGGGGCCTTCCTGGCCCATCCTGTAGAGGCCTTCGGGCCCCCCACCCCCGAAACCCCTGCGGTAAAGCCCGACTGGTACTTCCTCTGGCTCTTCGGCCTCCTGCAGATCATCCCCGCCACCTGGCAGTTCCAGCTCTTCGGGGCCGTCATCGGGCCGGAGTTCATCGGCGGGGTGCTGATCCCGGGGATCCTGGCGGTGGTGGCCATCCTCCTGCCCTTCGTGGACACCCGCAAGGACAAGATGCGCTACCTGGAGCTGCCCTCGGAGCACCCGGTGCGCACCAGCGCCATCCTGGCCCTCTTGGTCTTCTTCCTCATGGCCACCCTGGCGGGGTACAAGATCGACTTCCAGCAGCAGGGCTCCATCCTGGGGAACAACGCCGTCCTCTGGACCCTGGTCCTGGGCGGGCCTCTCCTCACCTTCTTCCTGTCC
It includes:
- a CDS encoding cytochrome b gives rise to the protein MYKWLDERLDLSGFYQKVLRKAFPVHHSFFLGEITLFAFIVLVLTGVFLTLNYEPSTRPVTLADGRTVPAAYASILYIDSLPFGAVIRSLHHWSAHVMIAAAFLHLLRILLTGAYKKPRELNYLVGLALLGLAVVTAFTGYALPYDNYAVTATRIGYGIAASIPWVGGALAEVMFGGEFPGSDRAIPRLYSLHVLWLPLLLALLIGLHLAIMVKQKHTQPRYAERVAPGKILGVPMYPQQLVMMGILFALYVGIMAVLAGAFLAHPVEAFGPPTPETPAVKPDWYFLWLFGLLQIIPATWQFQLFGAVIGPEFIGGVLIPGILAVVAILLPFVDTRKDKMRYLELPSEHPVRTSAILALLVFFLMATLAGYKIDFQQQGSILGNNAVLWTLVLGGPLLTFFLSYALMRVFYGKAEEKEPGAA